The Pan paniscus chromosome 21, NHGRI_mPanPan1-v2.0_pri, whole genome shotgun sequence region AATGGTTGCTCTAAATTTCCCCAGTGTATTTGTAAGTACGTGTATGTTTTAAAAAGGAGGTCTTGAGATTGTAAACATGATTGCAACATTTATAGAATTTCAGGCACAGAGATGAAGCATTTGTAGGAGCACATCAGGGAGAATAAATGTGGGGGTAGAGGAATGAACCTcttgttcacacacacacacacacaaatgccttCTATGGCCCTCAGAGCAATCCCGAATCCATGGAGGGCTGTGTTCTTGTTAGAAAATCAGGTGAACTTGCAgaatttctcacatttttctttcctcGAAAAGTTGTTGCTGTTGCCTCCGCAGCCTCCGTAAGCAAATAACTCACATTCACCAGTTTCAAAGTTGAAAAACCATCGCGTCATGTAGGTTCGACAAGGGCCCTTTTCCATAGGAAAAGCGCATACATTTGGGAGGAGATCCTTGATAGTGTCTGAAGAGAGAAAGTGGTTGAAGGAGACCAAACCCATCACCTTCTCCTTGTTTGCCTCATATGCCAGGGGCTGTGACAGCCCTGGGCACAATTGTGAGGCCATCCACAATGGCTGTGCTCTGTACCTCTTTCTACCCAGCTATGGTCTGATCTGTCTACACAGAAGTTGACATTTTCACTTCTGAGAGTAGCCTGATGTGGTGAGAATCACAGGCTTGAGAATCTAACTCAAGTGGATTGAGATCCTCGCACAGCCACTTGCTACTGTGTGATGTTGTATAAACCTAACTTCTTCAtgtctccatttcttcatttgtaaaatcaaGGAGTTGAACCACATCATCTCTGAGTTCCCTTCCAGATCTACTTTTATAGGATTTGATAATAAAGATCCTCAGGTTTCTACCTCCTGTCTCATAATCAATTCTAGAATCAATATCCTATGAGAGAAGGAGGACAGACTTTGAATCTGAGAGCAAGATTGAATCTGAGAGGGTTCAAACTTGTCTCAATTATCTtctagctatgtgatcttggacaaatgACTTATCTCCTTGACATTCAATTTCCTTCATTGCAAAAATGCAGGTGTAATATCCACATTTTTGGTTTATTGCAGGGTTAGAGATTACCAGTGAAAAGCAttgataaatagaaaacaaatcaataaatagtAGCTGCTCTTAATCATTCTATTTCTTAACCAATAAGACTCTTGAGAAGAGGGACCTCATTGTACTCATTTCTGCAGCCTTAGTGCCTAACACAGGCCTAGTTCCCAGTTcttagcaaatatt contains the following coding sequences:
- the SPINT3 gene encoding kunitz-type protease inhibitor 3, which translates into the protein MQLQASLSFLLILTLCLELRSELAQDTIKDLLPNVCAFPMEKGPCRTYMTRWFFNFETGECELFAYGGCGGNSNNFSRKEKCEKFCKFT